In Ascaphus truei isolate aAscTru1 chromosome 7, aAscTru1.hap1, whole genome shotgun sequence, one genomic interval encodes:
- the DES gene encoding desmin, which yields MSQSYSSSQRASSYRRTFGGGSPSFTRSTFGSKGGSASSVSSRVYQVSRAAAPQSLSSFRASRVTPVRSGYTGEVLDFSLADAMNQEFLQTRTNEKVELQELNDRFVNYIDKVRYLEQQNQILVNEVNRIKGKEPTRVSELYEEEMRELRRHVDILTNQKGRVEVEKDNLVEDLQRLKQRLQEEIQLKEDAENNLSAFRGDVDAATLARIDLERRIESLQEEIAFLKKIHEEEIRDLQSQLQEQHVQVELDVSKPDLTAALRDIRSQYENISAKNISEAEEWYKSKVSDLNQAAQKNTDALRQSKQEMMEFRHQIQSYTCEIDALKGTNDSLMRQMRELEERFSGEAGKYQDTIIRLEDEIRNMKDEMARHLREYQDLLNVKMALDVEIATYRKLLEGEESRITLPIQTYSALSFRETSPDQRASEVHTKKTVMIKTIETRDGEVVSEASQHHHEVL from the exons ATGAGTCAGTCCTACTCCTCCAGCCAGAGGGCTTCCTCCTACCGTCGTACTTTCGGAGGGGGATCCCCATCTTTCACCCGGTCCACCTTTGGATCCAAGGGAGGTTCCGCCAGCTCGGTGTCCTCCAGAGTGTACCAGGTGTCCCGCGCCGCAGCACCCCAGAGCCTGTCCAGCTTCAGGGCATCTAGAGTCACTCCCGTGAGATCGGGCTACACCGGGGAAGTGTTGGACTTCAGCCTGGCCGACGCTATGAACCAGGAGTTCCTGCAAACCCGAACCAATGAAAAGGTGGAGCTGCAGGAGCTGAATGACAGGTTCGTCAACTACATCGATAAGGTCCGGTACCTGGAGCAGCAGAACCAGATCCTAGTGAACGAGGTGAACCGGATCAAGGGCAAGGAGCCCACGCGGGTCAGTGAGCTGTACGAGGAAGAGATGAGGGAACTTCGCCGGCATGTAGACATCCTGACCAATCAGAAGGGCCGAGTGGAGGTGgagaaggacaatctggtggaagACCTGCAGAGACTGAAGCAGAG ACTGCAGGAGGAGATCCAGTTGAAGGAAGATGCTGAGAATAACCTCTCTGCCTTCAGAGGG GATGTCGATGCTGCGACCCTTGCCCGCATTGACCTGGAAAGGCGCATTGAATCTCTGCAGGAGGAGATTGCATTCCTGAAAAAGATTCACGAGGAG GAAATCCGGGATCTGCAATCACAGTTACAGGAACAGCATGTCCAGGTGGAGCTAGATGTTTCGAAGCCAGATCTGACGGCGGCTCTAAGAGACATACGCTCCCAATACGAGAACATATCCGCCAAGAATATCTCAGAGGCTGAGGAGTGGTACAAGTCCAAG GTGTCTGACCTCAATCAAGCCGCACAAAAGAACACAGATGCTTTGCGCCAGAGCAAGCAGGAGATGATGGAATTTCGCCACCAAATCCAGTCCTACACCTGTGAGATCGATGCACTCAAGGGAACC AATGACTCCCTGATGCGCCAGATGCGAGAGCTGGAGGAAAGGTTTTCTGGTGAGGCCGGCAAGTACCAGGACACCATCATCCGGCTGGAGGACGAAATCCGTAACATGAAGGACGAGATGGCGCGACACCTCCGCGAGTATCAGGACCTCCTGAACGTCAAGATGGCACTGGACGTGGAGATTGCAACATACCGCAAACTGCTGGAGGGCGAGGAGAGCAG GATCACTCTTCCAATCCAGACCTATTCTGCACTGAGTTTCCGAG AGACCAGCCCAGATCAGCGGGCATCTGAAGTTCATACCAAGAAAACAGTCATGATCAAAACCATTGAGACCCGTGATGGAGAG GTGGTCAGCGAGGCTTCCCAGCATCACCATGAGGTGCTGTGA